In Nitrospira sp., the genomic stretch GCTGCATTCACCGTGGTACTGGAACCAAACAGCAACACCAATGTCAGGATTATTCGGTGCATCACACTTCCGTGATGGGGATAAATTGAAGCGAATCTGGGGCCTCTGTCCTGGGATCTTCCGCCATTAATAAACATTCTCAAAACCCTCTTACAATGATTGTTTCCCAGTCGCCAGATCAATCAACACGCCCTCTCTCAACCCCAAATCACTCACCAACACGCTAGACATCCCCAACGTCTCCATCACTGTCCGAATGATGATCGCGCCGGCGGCGATGACTTCTTCGCGGTTCTTTTCCAGGCCTGGGAGGCCGATACGGTCGGCTTTTCTGCGGCTCAGCAAGGTCTGTTCAAGCTCCTGAACGGTGGCAAGTGTCAGCTGATAGTTATGGATGCGGGCAGGCTCGCAGGTAGGAAGTTTCTGTGCCATAGCCGCGAGAGCCGTCACTGTTCCGGCAGTCCCGACGAAGGTCGCTGTTTCATAACCATTCATTTCCGTCACAGCCGCCTTCGTCTCCCGAGCAATCCATTCCCGCGCCTGTCCAACCTCCTCACTCGTTGGAGGATCGTGATGGAGCAACCGTTCGCAGAGGCGCACGACGCCGATATCGATGGAGTGGACAACCGGCTGCTGGCCCGGCCGGTCTAGAATGAACTCCGTGCTGCCGCCGCCGATATCGAGCGCCAGCATATCGGTCACGCCAGCAGGCAGGCCGGAGCGAATGCCGAGTAATGTGCGCCGCGCTTCTTCGTCTCCCGTGATGACTTCGACATCGAATCCGGCTTCGCGCTTCACGCGATCTAGAAACTCGGCACGATTGGCGGCATCGCGGACGGCGCTCGTGGCGACGGCTGTACAGCCATCGACTCGATACGTCTCAATGACGGCCTTCCACTCACACAAACAGTGGATCACCCGATCCATCGCCGCCTGGCTCAATCGCTTATTCTGATCGACGCCTTCGCCGAGACGAAGAATACGCCGCTCAGATCGCAGCTCTTTGAGAGGCATGTTCGGTGAAAGATCGGCGATTAGGAGCCGACAGGTAAGGGTACCGATATCGATACCGGCGAGCCGGCGCGGGCGAACGGAGAGGGCGCTCATTGCTCTTCCCGGATCTCGTCCATCTCGGCTTCGAGTTTCTTCCGGGCGTCTTTCAACTGCTGAATCTCGCGGACTACACGACCGATTTCTTCGTCGTACGTCACCCGTTCGGCCGTCTCGCCCCGCTCTTTCATTTCAACGGCCCGCTCGCCGATGTCTTTGTAGAGATCGGACAATTGCTGATCGATTTTCCGGATCTCCAGCCGCATCCGGAGTAATTCCGTCTCTTCCAGCGCGCGACCGGCGACATGCGCCGTACCCAATCGCAAGGTCGCCAGGCCTGACCGGAAATCGTCTTTCAACCGCTGCAACAGTCCCATGCCTCTCCTTAACTGATCGACCCCAGCTCCAACTTCTGCTCCCACTTCCTCAGCATCGCTTCTTTCAATCCCTGATGGCCCGGCGCGCTCAGCTGCGGATCCTGCTTGAGCAGCGAGAACGCTTCCAATCTGGCCTGCTGTAATAAATCGCCGTCTCGCACGATGTTGGCCACGCGAAACTCCGGCATGCCCCACTGGCGAAATCCGAAGAATTCCCCCGGTCCTCTGATACGCAAATCTTCTTCCGCAATCACGAAACCGTCATTCGATTGCACCAGAGCATCCAGCCGCTCCCGTGCGTTGGATACTGGCTCATCCCCGCCGAGCGGATGCCGCCCCAGCGTCGGACGATTCCGCCCCAGCCCCGCCGCCATCAACAGGCAATACGACTGCTCCGCTCCCCGCCCGACCCGCCCGCGCAGTTGATGCAGTTGCGCCAGGCCGAAGCGCTCGGCATGTTCGATCATCATAATCGTCGCGTTCGGCACATCCACCCCGACTTCTATCACGGTGGTAGCAACAAGCAGGTGCAGTTTCCCGGCCTTGAAGTCGGCCATCACCGTTTCTTTCTCAGCCGATTTCATGCGCCCATGCAACAGCCCGACCTTGAACTCAGCGAACTCGCCGTTCTGCAACAACTCGGCCCCTTGGATGGCCGCCTGCAAATCGGTCTTCTCTGACTCCTCCACCAACGGATAGACCACATAAGCCTGCCGCTTGTTCCGCAATTCATCTTTGAGGATTTGATAGGCCCGTCGTCGCTGCGGCTCGCCGAAGAGGAACGTTCGCACCGGCCGGCGGCCGGGCGGCAACATGTTGATGACGGAGACATCCAAATCGCCATACACCGTCATCGCCAGCGTGCGCGGGATCGGCGTCGCCGTGAGCACGAGCACATCCGGCTTGTACCCTTTATCGATCAGATTCTTTCGCTGCATCACACCGAACTTGTGCTGCTCATCCACGACCGCCAGCCCGAGGTTCTTGAAGGCCACGCCCTTTTGAATCAAGGCATGGGTCCCGATCGCCACCTGCACCTCACCGGAAGCCAACTGCGCCGCTTGAGCCTTCTTCACCGCCGCCTTATCGCTCCCGCGCAGCAACACCACACTCAACCCCAGCACTTCCAATGTGCCTTTGAGATTGCGATAGTGCTGCTCGGCCAGAATTTCCGTCGGCGCCATGAGTGCGGCCTGGTAACCGGATCCGCAGGCCATGACGATGGCATGGAGCCCCACCACGGTCTTCCCCGACCCGACATCGCCCTGCACCAGGCGGTTCATCGGTTTGGACGAGATCATATCCCGATAGATCTCGCGAATGACCTGATCCTGCGCGGCCGTCAAGCGGAACGGCAACAAGCGGCTCAGCTTATCGACGATCGGCGCCCGCGGATTGAACTTGAGCCCCTTCGGCTGCTCCTGCACCGACCGTTGCCTGGTCGCCAAGGCCATCTGCAGGAGAAACAATTCTTCGAACGCGAGACGGCGATGTGCTGGCGTCTTGCCCTGCTCCAACAGTCGGGCATCTGCCTCCGCTTTAGGGAAGTGCACATCTTGAATGGCCTCTTGAATCGGAATCAGACGTTGGCGGGCCCGCAGAGTCACCGGCAGATGATCGCGCAACTCTCTGGCATATTCATCCAGCAATCCCTTCACCAGCACGCGCGATTGCCGGGAGGTCCAGCCCTTCGTCTCATGGTAAATCGGCACAATGCGGCCTACATGCAGCGCAGACTCCGCCGCCTCGCCCACCACTTCATACTGCGCCACGTCCATGCGCGGGACCATCCACCCCTGTTTTCCAGAGATGATGCGACCGCTCATCATGACGACTTTCCCGACCGCCAGGACGTCTTCAAGATAGGCCTGATTGAAGAACACCACCTGCATCTTCCCGGTCTCATCCTCGACCACGACCTCCAGCACAGACAAGCGCCGATTCCTCGTGCGCTTCGCTTCGCATTTCGCGATGGTGCCGCAAATCGACGTGACCATACCCGGTACCAGGTTGCCGATGGGGGTCATCACCGATCGATCTTCGTAGCGCCAGGGGATCGTCCACAAGGCATCCTCCACCGTCGCCACCCCGAGCCGTTGCAGCAAGGCCATCCGCTTCGGCCCCACCCCTTTCACAAATTGGACTGGAAGATTCCAGATGTCCCCTCGCGTCGATCCCGCGGACGACGCCGCGTCGTCGATCTGGCCTTCACGGGCAGCTATCGCCTCAGGCGCCGATTCGCGAAGCCGCCCGAGAATAGCGCAGGCCGCTTGCAACCGCCGCTGTTGTTCGTCGATCGGGAGAGCCTGCTGGAAATCGATGAAGAGTTCACGGAGCGAACGCAGACGGGATTCAATAACCGGAGGAATCCATTCCTGAGCGAGAGCGGATTGCACCTGACTCGACACGAAGCTGCTGAGATTCTTCACGGCCCCGGCGTGGGCGCAGTCGTCCTTCGTCGCAAACTCAATCGGCCGCGCGAGGCGATCGAGCCACTCGTGAAACGTCGCAGGCAAGCTGGACTCGGCGGGAGGCTCCATAACTGGGCGGGATCGTAGCATACCGCCGCAAGTCACTCAATGAAGTCCTCCGGCGCTCACCGATAGCTCGCCGGCATCGCGCTGGACGGTCGTCCATTATATGGTGATTTCTTGGCCCGCTCCTTCTCAGGTGTTACACTGAGCCACCCTAACCACTATGTATCGCCGCAACATCCAACATGTCCTCATTCCCCTGGCCGTAGGCCTGATCATCTTCCTGGCCTATCAGCTGTATTTCAAAGCCCTGTGGGTCACCGTACCGGTTGCGCAAACACCCGCCCAGGCAACCGGCGAGTCAAGAGAGCCGCGCACGGCCGGATTGCAGGCTGAGCCGCCTCCGACCGAGGAAGAGATCAAACAGGTTCGTGGGATTGACCCTACTATCGTTCCAGAAACCGATTCCAGCCAGCTCCTAGAAGCCATTCGCGACGAGATTGACAAAAAGCAGCTCCCCGTTGCTGAACGAAAACTGATGAATCTGGCCCCGTCAGTCCTCGCCGATGCCAAAGCGAAGCCCTACGTCGCGATTCTCTGGAACAATCTCGGGCTGGAACAGGAACGGATCGACGGAACCAAGGTGTCCGTTAAAGCGTTCAAGAAAGCCGCCGCACTCGACAACAGCAATCCGATCATCCAATTGAACCTGGCCCACGCCTATTGGGAACTGCGCGATCCGGCTCTCAATCAGGACTTTTTGATCAATCTGATCACCCTCGCACCAAACGAGCCTTTCCCGCATCTCGCAATGGCGGATCTGCTCTACGAACAGGACCAGCTGACAGAGGCGACCAAGCATCTGACACAGGCAACGGAACGGGCCGGCAAAGATCCGCGCGTCCAGTCCTATCTCTCGACCGTCACGGAGAAAGTACGCCATACCGACGCGGTGGAATCCCGCATGAATGCCAGAAGCAGCAGCCACTTCCTGGTGAAATACAACGGAGCGGAAGATCACGGCACCTGGACGGTGGTACTGGAAATCTTAGAAGAGGCCTATCGCGAAATCGGGCAACGATTCGGCCATTTCCCCGCCAAACCGATCGTGGTGGTCCTGCACACCAAAGATACCTTTCAGACGGCCACCGGCAGCCCGGCCTGGGCCGACGGCCTCTACGATCCGACGCTCGGCCGCATCCAAATTCCGACACAAGGCGCCACCACCGATACCAAGTGGCTTGCCAATGTCCTGCGGCATGAATATGTGCATGCCCTTTTACATGATCGTCTGGAGGGCCAGATCGGCTTGCTGCCGGTGTGGCTCAACGAAGGGCTGGCCATGCAACTAGCCGGTAGTGCCTGGCCGGACCTCGATCAGGCCATGCCGAACGGCGGCTCAGTTCTGCACTTGCGCTACTTGGAAGGGGGATGGGGACAGATGCCGAACGACGTGGCGACCCTCGCCTACCTCGAGGCCAATTCCGCGACGCACTATCTGATCGAACGATTCGGCATGAGCCGCGTCGTCGATCTCCTGGATGCCTTTAAGGGAAAAGCCACCGTGGCAACCGCCCTGCAGGATAAACTTTATCTCTCCTACGATCAGTTTCACCAACAGTGGCTGGATACGTTCCTGCAAAAGCGGGGCTAGCCGTCACTCGCTTAGACCCACTCTTCCCGTAGTGGTCGTCCTGCTTGGCCGGACCAGGTCGGCAACTGCAGCGCCTTCTCCTCCACCGTTTCTGATTCAGCGACGTCTTCGGCTTCCGTCTGAGCAAATTGATCTTCCCAGAGGATGTGGCGCCCCTCGTCCTCGGACATCCGGATCCTGAAATCAAACGAGCGGCTGAGTTCCGGCTTATCACGATCCTCGCTCACACGGCGATCGGCGATACGTTCCATCCTGGCGCGGTTGTTTCCATCCGTTGAAAACTCGTCTTCCCAGACCAGTCCGCCTGTTTCAGGATCGAGCGCGCGGAGTAAAAAAGACGGTCGAGGAGACGCAGACGACATCTCGCGGACTCGGGTCACTGTCGCGCGCCTCGGCACCAGGGTCGAAACCAACTGCCCCGCACTCTCTGCATCACGGGGCGTCAGATTCAGGTTTCCTTCCCATTGAAACTTTCCGGTCGTCGCATCATAGACACGCAGCACAAAATTGGAGAGGTCCGTCGCGCCCGGGCCGACCCCGCCTGCAAAGATTCGAGCTTGCGACTGCGGTCCGTTCGTCGCGTGCTCTTCTTTCACATTCAACTCATAGGTGTCATCCGAAAGCACTTCCCCGCTCTGCGGGTCGTAGATCTTCACGGTGATCGTCGAGACGTCCCCGACCTGATAGCCGAACCCGGCCGCGACAATCCCCGCTTTGACTGGAGCCACCTCGGCCCACGCCAGCGACGGGCCGAGCAGGATACTGACAAGAACCCAGGCCAGGCTTTTTATGGAATGCCGCAGACGGCTGGACGAGTGGAGCTTCTTCACTGGAAGCTTGGGAGACATGGCACCGGTTATTGACTGCAGAAGACGGCTGATCCAAGAAATGATTGGCATGGCCCCTCCGTGATGTTGGGGTCATTCTGCCTGGGTCGAACCCGCCGCGTATATTCCCCACTGTGGGAGGATTCCCCTCGAAAGAGGGGGGGGAATGGGCTGAAGAAGCCGAGAACTGGCGACGCTCATGCGTGAGGATTTACTGCGCCAAACAGGCGATAGCGATGTCGGGCGATCCAACGATAGACCCGTTCAGCCAAGCTTCGAGCGATGGGGGCTTTCAACATCCACCGGACGAATTTCCCACCTGGGAGGCCGTGCATCAACGGAAGGAATGCGTCAAGGCCTTGCGATACCCCGCCTGCAGGGCTGATGAGATAGGCCATGGACGGAGGGCCTGGCCGATACTGCGCCCCCAATGCGCTGGCCGCCTCCTGACTCTCGTAGGGAATCATCTGAACTCCTATTCCCGCCCGGTCGAGGCGCTCCTTGGCGGCAACACAGAGCCGGCAATGTGAATCATAGATCAGCAGGCTGGTATGCAGAGAATCTCTCGGACAGGCAGGCAACGGCTCTTGCATGATGCGAACAGGCTAGCACCAGAACATCCTCCCATCAAGACGCCGTTGTCGCTGCCGACTGAACAAGCTATAGTGACACCATGATACGCCCATGGGGATTGATGATCAGCTTGATCGGCCTCACCGCCGTCGGCATGGCGACTCTGTTTCTCGTGGGTCAGCCGGACCAGACAGAGCCCAGCCGCTTCCTCGTCGGGTTTCTCGTTGGCATCCCGCTGTTCATGCTGGTCGCAGTGCGCCAGGGGTATCGATGGGCGCTTATGGCGAGCGTGATCTATGGAACCGTGGGATTGGCCCTGGACTTGTCGACGATCGTGCAGTTGATTACGAAAGACCAGCCGACCGTCGCTTCGCTGACGGCCAACGGGTTCAGCGGGATTTTGAACTTTCTCGTGATTGCCTTCGGCGGACGCGCGTTCTTGGACGTGCCCCAGGCGCCACCGCCTCCAGGATCCCATCCTCCCAATCCTCCGTTCCCGGCTTCATCCGCAACACCCTAGTCGTCGCGAACCCCGCCTCCTTCAGCCAGGCACTCGTCTCCTTCGCCGAATACGTATTGCCCTCTTCCGTGAAGAGCAGCATCGACACGGCAAAGAGACTGGCTTCGGCAGGATGGAGGCTTTCGCGATCGTGCAGAAACGCATCCTGAATCAATAGACGCCCGCCGGGATTCAAGGCCGCACGCGCGCGCCGAAAGATGGCACGATTCGTAGCCGGTGAATAGATGTGCAGTACATTCGAATACCAGATGACATCGTACGTGCCCGGGATGTCCTCCTGCGTGAAATCGACCGGCACATAGCTGAGTCGAGGGCCCGCCTTATGCGTCGCGGCTATTTCCCTCGCCACCTCGAGGGCCGCCGGTCGGTCGCCGACGGCGGCACGCAAACGCGGGTGTTTGGACAGAAAGGCCATGGCATAGGTGCCCGGTCCTCCGCCGAGATCGAGCAACGTCGTCGCCCCGCGCAAGTCCACTTGTGCGGCAATCTTCGGCGCCGTCTCCAACGTCCGATAGTGCATGGCCCAGGTGAATCGTTGGCGATAACCCGGCTCTTCCGGTTCATCCTGATCCAGCGGACGGCCTGATCGCACGGACTCGTCCAGGCGCGCCCAATCCTGCCAATGGCTCGTCATGAGATCCAGGTAATCTTTGCGATAGGCCGGATCTCGGGCATTCAACGCCGTCGCCGCCAACCGACTATTTCGATAGACCTGGCCCGTTTTCGTGAGCAGGCCGGACATCGCCAGATTGCGGCAGAGGATCGAGAGTCCCCGCTCGCTCATAGCCACGGCCTTCGCCAACTGAGGGATCGTCCAGCGGCGCGTGCCGATCTTCGTAAAGAGATCCAACTCCAACGCCGTAAGAAGAATACGCGGCAACCGATAGGCCGACACCGCATCACGAAATTCATCGAAACTGGTGATGCGCGGCTTCACGAGGCTCCGCCGATTTGTCGCAAACACCACCGCATGAGATCCTGCACCTTGGACGGATTCGTGACATCGACCGGACGCGCAAAGGTCGCCGCCACAAACTCATCGTTCATTTCCGTTTCCTCGGTAAATCCGGATTGCAGAAGCAGCGCGCGATACTTCCCGACCGCCGGCTGAATAAAATACTTCGCCTGCTTCGCCACTTCGTCCGTCCCGAGATCCTCCGGCGTCCCGTCGGACATCAACGCCATGACATCGTCCATCGCGATCCCGTACTGGCAGAGGACGGCGCCCTCCGGCTTGACCTCAAGTAACCAGCCGTCGGACCCGAGATCCATCGCGAGGGCGCCGCCCGGTTCCAATTCATAGAGTTGGGGAAACGCCTGCGTCAGCGCCGTACGGAGCTGCAACCAGGCAGACACAGTCGGATCACTCATGCATGCGACTCACGATAGGGCGGAGTCGGATCGGTCTCCGCCAGCCTGGCACGGAGCCGTATCAGACGATTCGTGTTTTCTTCCAGCTTCGGCAGCTGATATTTGCGGTCCATATGCACGACAAGCTCGAGAAGATCCGCCGCTTCCTGCAACCGGCCTTGTTCTTCATAGCACTGCGCCAGCACAAACCGCGCCCCGCCGGTCCGCAGTTCGTCACGAGACCGTTCAGCGATGGACTGGCTGGTCTGGCAACAGGCAATGGCATCGTCGTAGCGCTTCTGGAGCAGGAACGTCCGACCGATCATCCGCCAGGCATCGGCCACGCCGCCTTGATTACCCAAGCGCCGCATCAGCACGAGCGAGTGCTCATAATATTGAATCGCCTGATCGAATTGACCGTTCTCGCGCGCGACCAGGCCAAGATCCGAGAGCAACACCGCCTTGGCCGCTTCATCATGGGTCTTGGTCAGGAGATCCAGCGATTCGAGATAGTAGGCACGGGCACGATCCCATTCCCCGGCGTCGGCGCGCAGATTGCCCAGATTCCCGAGCGTCGTCCCGATGCCCTTCTCGTCGCCGAGAATCTTTTGCAGCTCCAACACTTCTTGATAGTACGTCTGCGCCGAGTCTCGCCGGCCGCTGACGGCACAGATATTCCCCAGATTTCCGAGCGTCGCGGCCATCGCGCGCTGATCCCCGGTCATCCGGTCGCATTCCAACGCCTTGGCGTAGCAGGTGTAGGCTTCCGTATAGAGGCCGCGCGCGAAATGCTCGTTCCCCTGGCGATTCAATTCTTCGGATAGCCCGTTTCGTAATGGCATAGGGACATTTCGCTATTGCAGCGCTTGCTCCAGAATGGGCTTCGCCCCGGTCATGATCGAGGTGCCATCGCCGACTAATACCGAATCGAACTCATACTTCAACAAGCGCCGTAACCCCTCTTTGGCCTTCTCGCGATCGGCATACTTTTCGGCCGGCAGCATGGAAAGCGCGCCGGCCGGCTTCCCGATCAAGGCGTCACCAAGGATCAAGACGCCCTTCCGTTGTTGAATGAAGAGGGCGGACTCTCCGGGAGATTTCTGATCTTTGAGTTGAATCGCCCAGATCCCGCCGACCAGCAGTTCCCCGTCTTTAAAGGTCTTCGTCGGCTTGAGATCCATCTGCGGCGCGTCCACTTCCGGGACATGGAGCTGACACTGAAACTCGTCCCGATAGCGTGTCGCTTCACGGACATGGTCCCGATTCGTCACGATAATGTAATCGATAGGGCCGTTGCGCAGCACCACCGCGCTCGCATCGCCGGTCATCGGCGGAGGGTCCACGAGAATCTTATGTTCGCCCACCGTCAAGAAGAGCCCATTGAAATCAAGCTGCTTCTCCTCGGAGAACCAGGACCATTGCCAGATACCGGGAAGAATGTTTTTCATAGATAGAAGCCGATGGCGCCTCGCCGATCACGGATGACAGGACGGGCTCACAGGGCGGCGACGGCGTCCTTTACGACTTTCGTGATCTTGGTCAAAATCCCGGCGTCATTGGGGAGATCCAGAATATCGTCTTCCGAGACCGTAATGAATTTGCGGTTCGGCCCTTTGGTGAGGGAAATTAAAAACATGCTGTTCGACGGAGTGACCGGAATCACCACCTGTACGGCCCCATCCACACCCTTGATCATATCCAGAAACTTCTGCTTCCCCGCTTCCATCTCATCCATGCATCATCACCCTTTTGCTCATCAGGCCCGCAGAGACATTGAATCCTGGCATCGCCTTACATCTTCGCAGGAGCCGCCAGCAACTTCTCAACCTCCACAACGATTTCGTTCGCTCCTGCAAGATCGATATCCATGTTGCCTACCCGCTGCCACCGGATCACTCCGGCCTGATCGATCACATAGACATTCGGAATAAATTTTCCGCCACCGTAGAGCTTGTCGGTCACTTTCCCCGGATCGAGCAAATAGGGATAGGTGACTTTCACGGGAAAAGCAGACAAGAACTCGCCGACGTCTTTCTTTGAGTTTCCCGACGAATTGACACCGACGACCGCCACATCTCTTCCTTTGGTCAGCTCTGATACTTTCTGAAGGTTTGAGCCCTGCATCATGCAGGGCTCGCAGATATGGAACAGCCCGAGGACGATGACTTTCCCCTTATAGGCATCCAACGACACCGTCTCGCCGGTAATCGCCGTCAACGTAAACGACGGCGCCTTCTCGCCCACTTTGAAGAATCCGGCCGCCAGCACCAGATGCGCCGCGAAGACCGGAAAGAGTAACGCACAGAATATCCACAGAGATCGCTTCATGAGAGCCTCCTTCGCCATCGATCGAACAACCGAATGAACGACGACAGCTATCCTACCATGCAGAATTTTTCAGGGGCAACGGCAGACAACGGATCCATCTGTTCTCGCCCCACACCCCAGCGTTGCGAGATGGCTCGACTCACCGATGGAAGAGGTGTCGAATCGAAGCCGGAGGAGAGAGCCATCGTGAGAGCGTGTGGACAGGGCTGACGCCGCGAGCGAGCCAGTGCAACGACCGGCGCCAGCGGAACCACGCCGGCGCCGCATGAATCACGGGATCGTGACTCCGACACAAGGCAATCCCGTAGCGCCACCGCGCCTTCCAATCATCCTGAAGCGTAAACAACAGCGCCCCGACGTCCTGATCGTCAATCCCCTCTTGCTGCTGTAGAAGGAGGCTCTTCGGCATGCGGTGGGCCAAACCCAAGACATCGGAATCGGCCGCAATCATGTTCAGGATCTGCGGAGGAATAGGCGCATCCATGACTCGATAAGACAACGCCAGACCGAGCAACAGGACCCGATAACATCTCCATTCCAGAGCGGTCGTGAGCACCCGCTTCCAATTCAGCCGTCCGGCACGGATGAGTCCGGCTACTTCCGTCACCAGACTGAGTTGTCCCCAAGCCTGATGCGCTCCATGCACGCAGAGTACGAGCAACGCTTCCTCCGGAGCCATTCCTTTAGTCTTCCGGCCACCCAGCGAAACCGGCCTAACGCGCCCCCACACCTCCGGCCGATCAATAGGAAACTTCTGATGTGCATGACTCACCGCCCACAGCAGTTCGATCTGACGCGACGTATTGCCGTGAAGGTAGACGAGCGGCCGCTCGCACGCACCGGCATCGACTGTGCGGTCACCCGCCCCTCCTCGCACAGCATAGCCCTGCGAGACCAACACTTGTTCTGCATTCGCAAGCTGGTCCCGACGCACAAGCGCAACCGGATCGGCGGGAGCACAGAGCGTGAGATCGCCGTAGATCATGGCGGCAAAACCTACGCCCCTGAAAGGAAGCACGGAGACTCCGGCCTCATCAAAGGCGCGGGACAGTCGAAGCAGTTCCTCCGTTCCGGCTCGATTCGCTACCGCAGCCTCCTCCGTCCGCCGGCGAAGGGCATCCAGATCCGCCGGAGGAACAAGGTCCTCACAAAGTCCGATGAGCGTCCGGGCGAGCAGGGACTCGACCCCATGGCTCTTGGCCAACTCCAGCAGCAACGGCCAATTCAAACCGGCTTGCGCAACCTCAAGAATCCGGCGGCGGAGAGATTCAGGCACCGCGGCTCTAGCGCACCAGATGAGGAATTGGGCCTCCCGAAAACGCACCGGGTTCACCCATCCAGCAGCCCCAACAGAGGGTGCCGCCCCACCGACCGGATATCGGAGCGTAAATCCCACCGCTAGGAGCCTGTCCGAGTAATGTGCATTTTGGACTGGACAGGCAGCGGGCATTGTGGTTTCTAGGCGGCATGGCTAAAACATTCAAATCCTGGGACGTCGATCAGCCGGTACTGCTCCCTCCGTCCGTGCAGGAGCTGGT encodes the following:
- a CDS encoding Ppx/GppA phosphatase family protein; this translates as MSALSVRPRRLAGIDIGTLTCRLLIADLSPNMPLKELRSERRILRLGEGVDQNKRLSQAAMDRVIHCLCEWKAVIETYRVDGCTAVATSAVRDAANRAEFLDRVKREAGFDVEVITGDEEARRTLLGIRSGLPAGVTDMLALDIGGGSTEFILDRPGQQPVVHSIDIGVVRLCERLLHHDPPTSEEVGQAREWIARETKAAVTEMNGYETATFVGTAGTVTALAAMAQKLPTCEPARIHNYQLTLATVQELEQTLLSRRKADRIGLPGLEKNREEVIAAGAIIIRTVMETLGMSSVLVSDLGLREGVLIDLATGKQSL
- the recG gene encoding ATP-dependent DNA helicase RecG, which produces MLRSRPVMEPPAESSLPATFHEWLDRLARPIEFATKDDCAHAGAVKNLSSFVSSQVQSALAQEWIPPVIESRLRSLRELFIDFQQALPIDEQQRRLQAACAILGRLRESAPEAIAAREGQIDDAASSAGSTRGDIWNLPVQFVKGVGPKRMALLQRLGVATVEDALWTIPWRYEDRSVMTPIGNLVPGMVTSICGTIAKCEAKRTRNRRLSVLEVVVEDETGKMQVVFFNQAYLEDVLAVGKVVMMSGRIISGKQGWMVPRMDVAQYEVVGEAAESALHVGRIVPIYHETKGWTSRQSRVLVKGLLDEYARELRDHLPVTLRARQRLIPIQEAIQDVHFPKAEADARLLEQGKTPAHRRLAFEELFLLQMALATRQRSVQEQPKGLKFNPRAPIVDKLSRLLPFRLTAAQDQVIREIYRDMISSKPMNRLVQGDVGSGKTVVGLHAIVMACGSGYQAALMAPTEILAEQHYRNLKGTLEVLGLSVVLLRGSDKAAVKKAQAAQLASGEVQVAIGTHALIQKGVAFKNLGLAVVDEQHKFGVMQRKNLIDKGYKPDVLVLTATPIPRTLAMTVYGDLDVSVINMLPPGRRPVRTFLFGEPQRRRAYQILKDELRNKRQAYVVYPLVEESEKTDLQAAIQGAELLQNGEFAEFKVGLLHGRMKSAEKETVMADFKAGKLHLLVATTVIEVGVDVPNATIMMIEHAERFGLAQLHQLRGRVGRGAEQSYCLLMAAGLGRNRPTLGRHPLGGDEPVSNARERLDALVQSNDGFVIAEEDLRIRGPGEFFGFRQWGMPEFRVANIVRDGDLLQQARLEAFSLLKQDPQLSAPGHQGLKEAMLRKWEQKLELGSIS
- a CDS encoding DUF393 domain-containing protein is translated as MQEPLPACPRDSLHTSLLIYDSHCRLCVAAKERLDRAGIGVQMIPYESQEAASALGAQYRPGPPSMAYLISPAGGVSQGLDAFLPLMHGLPGGKFVRWMLKAPIARSLAERVYRWIARHRYRLFGAVNPHA
- a CDS encoding methyltransferase, which produces MKPRITSFDEFRDAVSAYRLPRILLTALELDLFTKIGTRRWTIPQLAKAVAMSERGLSILCRNLAMSGLLTKTGQVYRNSRLAATALNARDPAYRKDYLDLMTSHWQDWARLDESVRSGRPLDQDEPEEPGYRQRFTWAMHYRTLETAPKIAAQVDLRGATTLLDLGGGPGTYAMAFLSKHPRLRAAVGDRPAALEVAREIAATHKAGPRLSYVPVDFTQEDIPGTYDVIWYSNVLHIYSPATNRAIFRRARAALNPGGRLLIQDAFLHDRESLHPAEASLFAVSMLLFTEEGNTYSAKETSAWLKEAGFATTRVLRMKPGTEDWEDGILEAVAPGARPRTRVRRRQSRESSKSR
- a CDS encoding tetratricopeptide repeat protein, which encodes MPLRNGLSEELNRQGNEHFARGLYTEAYTCYAKALECDRMTGDQRAMAATLGNLGNICAVSGRRDSAQTYYQEVLELQKILGDEKGIGTTLGNLGNLRADAGEWDRARAYYLESLDLLTKTHDEAAKAVLLSDLGLVARENGQFDQAIQYYEHSLVLMRRLGNQGGVADAWRMIGRTFLLQKRYDDAIACCQTSQSIAERSRDELRTGGARFVLAQCYEEQGRLQEAADLLELVVHMDRKYQLPKLEENTNRLIRLRARLAETDPTPPYRESHA
- a CDS encoding TlpA disulfide reductase family protein is translated as MKRSLWIFCALLFPVFAAHLVLAAGFFKVGEKAPSFTLTAITGETVSLDAYKGKVIVLGLFHICEPCMMQGSNLQKVSELTKGRDVAVVGVNSSGNSKKDVGEFLSAFPVKVTYPYLLDPGKVTDKLYGGGKFIPNVYVIDQAGVIRWQRVGNMDIDLAGANEIVVEVEKLLAAPAKM
- a CDS encoding nucleotidyltransferase family protein — protein: MPESLRRRILEVAQAGLNWPLLLELAKSHGVESLLARTLIGLCEDLVPPADLDALRRRTEEAAVANRAGTEELLRLSRAFDEAGVSVLPFRGVGFAAMIYGDLTLCAPADPVALVRRDQLANAEQVLVSQGYAVRGGAGDRTVDAGACERPLVYLHGNTSRQIELLWAVSHAHQKFPIDRPEVWGRVRPVSLGGRKTKGMAPEEALLVLCVHGAHQAWGQLSLVTEVAGLIRAGRLNWKRVLTTALEWRCYRVLLLGLALSYRVMDAPIPPQILNMIAADSDVLGLAHRMPKSLLLQQQEGIDDQDVGALLFTLQDDWKARWRYGIALCRSHDPVIHAAPAWFRWRRSLHWLARGVSPVHTLSRWLSPPASIRHLFHR